In the genome of Methylophaga nitratireducenticrescens, one region contains:
- a CDS encoding YggS family pyridoxal phosphate-dependent enzyme, which translates to MTNSKTRLQSVMNFIKLAEQQANRPPGLVKLLAVSKTWPASRLRELAEAGQTRFGENYLQEALQKIAELADLNLEWHFIGPVQSNKTRDIAANFDWVESVDRLKIAQRLSDQRPTEKPPLNICLQVNIDDEASKAGVHPDGLMELAAAVSQLKNVRLRGLMIIPAIAETVEQQLDAFGRAQQLYSQLKTAHSSVDTLSMGMSADMQAAISQGSSMVRIGTALFGERHTPNKQ; encoded by the coding sequence ATGACAAATTCAAAAACACGTCTGCAATCTGTGATGAACTTCATCAAACTGGCAGAACAACAGGCTAATCGCCCCCCAGGCTTAGTGAAATTGCTTGCTGTCAGCAAAACCTGGCCAGCATCCCGGCTACGTGAACTAGCTGAAGCAGGACAAACACGCTTTGGTGAAAACTATTTGCAGGAAGCCTTACAAAAAATCGCGGAATTAGCAGATTTAAATCTGGAATGGCATTTTATCGGGCCTGTCCAATCCAACAAAACACGGGATATTGCTGCCAACTTTGATTGGGTTGAAAGTGTGGACAGGCTTAAAATTGCGCAACGGTTGTCTGACCAGCGACCCACTGAAAAACCGCCTTTGAATATCTGCCTGCAAGTCAACATTGATGATGAAGCCAGCAAGGCAGGTGTTCATCCCGACGGTTTAATGGAACTCGCTGCTGCGGTAAGTCAGCTGAAAAATGTTCGGTTGCGAGGTTTAATGATCATTCCGGCCATTGCAGAAACGGTTGAACAACAGCTCGATGCCTTTGGCCGGGCGCAGCAACTTTATTCTCAACTCAAAACCGCCCACTCTAGCGTTGATACTTTATCAATGGGGATGTCAGCTGATATGCAGGCCGCTATTTCGCAAGGCAGCAGCATGGTCCGGATTGGGACGGCGCTGTTTGGTGAGAGACATACACCCAATAAACAATAA
- a CDS encoding YggT family protein: protein MPNSYFSNPLMFLIETLFQLYMYIVAIRLLLPLIRTSFTHPLIQTIIRITEPLCAPLRSFMPSTRKFDSAVLLLLILVTLVKLTLLLSLAGAWPALIGLVLLTAAELFSLFISLFTVTIIIEVLLSWLAPQGYNPVASLIQAINAPLLDPVRKRMPLMGGIDLSPLVVILGLQVLSMLVMPILLGTAYPQY, encoded by the coding sequence ATGCCTAACAGCTATTTTTCAAACCCGCTGATGTTTCTGATTGAAACACTTTTCCAGCTTTATATGTATATCGTTGCCATACGGTTACTGTTACCGCTGATAAGGACTTCATTTACCCATCCTTTGATTCAGACTATTATCCGAATCACCGAACCACTCTGCGCTCCGTTACGCAGTTTTATGCCCAGTACCCGAAAATTTGATTCTGCCGTTTTACTGCTATTGATTCTGGTCACATTAGTCAAACTGACGTTGTTGCTGAGTCTGGCTGGGGCATGGCCCGCCCTTATTGGCCTGGTTCTGCTGACGGCTGCAGAATTATTTTCCCTGTTTATCAGCCTGTTTACGGTGACGATTATTATCGAAGTACTGCTTAGCTGGCTGGCCCCTCAAGGCTATAATCCGGTCGCCAGTCTGATTCAGGCGATAAATGCCCCTTTGCTGGATCCAGTTCGTAAAAGAATGCCGTTAATGGGTGGCATTGATTTATCGCCATTGGTCGTCATATTAGGGTTGCAGGTACTGTCGATGTTAGTCATGCCCATCTTGCTTGGCACAGCGTACCCCCAGTATTAA
- a CDS encoding BON domain-containing protein, with product MMKFKVNHLAILTAATLVTTPVLANDWQGEANDAWLDGKLETSLLLNTELNNFKIDTDIESGVAVLSGEVNNQTQKELAGEIAQNIEGISEVKNNLTVDENYRNEDNDDDNSFSRTWHDMTVTAGLKMELAAHDELEATAIDVSTDNGVVTLKGNVKNEAEKDLAVEMAKGYDKVVEVNDELVVTN from the coding sequence ATGATGAAATTTAAAGTGAACCATTTAGCAATTTTGACCGCAGCTACATTAGTTACTACCCCTGTGTTAGCAAATGACTGGCAAGGTGAAGCTAATGATGCCTGGCTGGATGGCAAATTAGAAACATCATTATTGCTCAACACCGAACTGAATAATTTTAAAATTGACACGGATATTGAAAGTGGGGTTGCAGTTTTAAGTGGTGAAGTGAACAACCAGACGCAAAAGGAGCTGGCTGGTGAAATTGCACAAAATATTGAAGGTATCTCTGAGGTTAAAAATAACCTGACGGTAGATGAAAACTACCGTAATGAAGATAATGACGATGATAACTCTTTTAGCCGTACATGGCATGATATGACTGTTACTGCCGGACTTAAAATGGAGCTTGCTGCGCATGATGAGCTTGAAGCCACTGCTATTGATGTCTCAACCGACAATGGCGTTGTTACATTGAAAGGTAACGTGAAAAATGAGGCCGAAAAAGATCTGGCGGTCGAAATGGCAAAAGGCTATGACAAGGTTGTTGAAGTCAACGATGAACTCGTTGTAACAAACTGA
- the pyrE gene encoding orotate phosphoribosyltransferase — protein sequence MKDYQRDFIEFALATGVLRFGEFTLKSGRISPYFFNSGLFNSGATLARLGRFYAQAISESKLDYDVLFGPAYKGIPLASTTVVALADQHDRDVPYVFNRKEKKDHGEGGQLVGAELKGKVLIIDDVISAGTSVGESVDIIRAAGAHPAGVIIALDRQERGQGELSAIQQVEQTHKIPVVSIICLNDLLSYLQDHPNLQKYLAAVKSYREQYGV from the coding sequence ATGAAAGATTATCAACGCGACTTTATCGAATTCGCCCTAGCAACCGGTGTTTTACGCTTTGGTGAATTCACCCTCAAATCCGGACGTATCAGTCCTTATTTTTTTAACAGTGGTTTGTTTAACAGCGGTGCAACACTGGCCCGGCTGGGACGTTTTTACGCCCAGGCAATAAGCGAATCCAAGCTTGATTATGATGTGTTATTTGGCCCGGCCTATAAAGGTATTCCATTAGCATCCACCACGGTTGTCGCATTGGCTGATCAGCATGATCGCGATGTACCCTATGTGTTTAACCGCAAAGAGAAAAAAGATCATGGTGAAGGCGGACAATTGGTCGGCGCGGAGCTTAAAGGTAAGGTGCTGATAATTGATGATGTAATTTCCGCCGGGACCTCCGTAGGAGAATCCGTCGATATCATTCGCGCGGCAGGCGCTCACCCAGCAGGCGTCATCATTGCACTGGATCGCCAGGAACGCGGTCAAGGCGAGCTATCCGCTATTCAACAGGTTGAACAAACGCATAAGATTCCCGTCGTCAGTATTATCTGTCTTAATGACTTACTCAGCTATCTGCAGGATCATCCCAACTTACAAAAGTATTTAGCTGCGGTGAAATCTTACCGCGAACAATATGGGGTCTGA
- a CDS encoding PilT/PilU family type 4a pilus ATPase encodes MEIVTILKAAVKHEASDIFITSGRPATLKVNGRMATLSQEPLTEEEARELVLSTMNDEQKRTFERDKECNYAIDTKGAGRFRVSALYQRSRIAMVLRLVKGEIPTIEELHVPEIIKELAMTKRGLVMFVGATGSGKSTTLAAMIGYRNQNSTGHILTIEDPIEFDHKHAGCVVTQREVGVDTDSYEVALKNSLRQAPDVIMIGEIRSRDTMDYGISFAETGHLCLSTLHANNANQAMERVINFFPEDRHQQLFLDLSLNLKAVVAQRLIPKKDGSGRAVAVEVLLNTPLIGDLLEKGKVAEIKDVMKRSRELGMQTFDQSLYDLYKAGEISYEDALRNADSSNEVRLMIKLGSETGELPVDAGAQALSLEMENDPMDSRF; translated from the coding sequence ATGGAAATAGTCACTATTCTTAAGGCTGCGGTAAAACACGAAGCCTCTGATATTTTTATTACTTCAGGCCGGCCAGCCACCTTGAAAGTGAATGGCCGTATGGCAACGCTTTCGCAGGAACCTTTAACTGAAGAAGAAGCGCGTGAATTGGTATTGAGCACCATGAACGACGAACAAAAACGTACTTTTGAACGTGATAAGGAATGTAATTACGCTATTGATACCAAAGGTGCCGGCCGTTTTAGGGTTAGTGCGCTGTATCAACGCAGTCGAATCGCCATGGTATTACGTTTGGTAAAAGGGGAAATCCCGACCATTGAAGAGCTGCATGTTCCTGAAATCATCAAAGAGCTTGCTATGACCAAGCGTGGTTTGGTGATGTTTGTGGGGGCCACCGGAAGTGGTAAGTCAACCACGCTGGCGGCAATGATTGGTTATCGTAATCAGAACAGCACCGGACACATTTTAACGATTGAAGACCCGATTGAATTTGATCATAAACATGCAGGATGTGTTGTCACACAGCGAGAAGTGGGGGTGGATACCGACTCCTACGAAGTCGCATTGAAAAATTCATTACGACAGGCACCGGACGTCATTATGATTGGTGAAATTCGTAGCCGCGACACAATGGATTACGGTATTTCATTTGCTGAAACCGGTCACCTTTGTTTATCAACCCTTCACGCCAATAATGCTAACCAGGCAATGGAACGGGTGATTAACTTTTTCCCGGAAGACCGGCATCAGCAATTATTTCTTGATTTGTCTCTAAACCTTAAAGCTGTTGTGGCACAACGGCTGATTCCAAAAAAAGATGGTTCCGGGCGGGCGGTTGCAGTGGAAGTTCTGCTCAATACACCACTAATTGGAGATTTGCTCGAAAAGGGTAAGGTTGCCGAAATCAAGGATGTGATGAAGCGTTCACGGGAATTAGGGATGCAAACGTTCGATCAATCTTTATATGATTTGTATAAAGCTGGAGAAATCTCATACGAAGACGCATTGCGAAATGCTGATTCCAGTAATGAAGTAAGGTTGATGATCAAATTAGGATCTGAAACTGGAGAACTCCCTGTGGACGCTGGTGCCCAAGCTTTATCCCTAGAAATGGAAAACGATCCTATGGATAGCCGGTTTTAA
- the metX gene encoding homoserine O-succinyltransferase MetX, translating to MSDSLPADSVGLVTPSQLHIDTPLALDCGRTLPQFDLIYETYGTLNAEKSNAVLICHALSGDHHAAGFNSLDDRKPGWWDTAIGPGKAIDTNQFFVVCPNNLGGCKGSTGPNTINSETGKLYGPDFPIVTVADWVKSQAILADSLGIHKWAAVVGGSLGGMQALDWAITLPERVCHALVIAAAPKLSAQNIAFNEVARTAIKSDPEFHEGRYQEFDTVPRQGLGLARMLGHITYLSDEAMGEKFGRELRSGKIQYGYDVEFQIESYLRYQSSSFVERFDANTYLLMTKALDYFDPAKEYDDDLTQAVKAIQAKSLIISFTSDWRFSPLRSLEIVDALLSAGKSVCYAEIEATQGHDAFLMPIPRYMEIFASYMQQVAKEVNS from the coding sequence ATGTCGGACTCCCTGCCAGCTGACTCTGTCGGATTGGTAACCCCTTCTCAATTGCATATTGATACGCCGTTGGCGCTGGATTGTGGGCGAACGTTGCCACAATTCGATTTGATTTACGAAACTTATGGCACGTTAAACGCAGAAAAGAGTAACGCTGTACTTATATGTCATGCCCTGTCTGGTGACCACCACGCTGCAGGGTTTAATTCACTGGATGATCGTAAACCCGGCTGGTGGGATACAGCGATAGGTCCAGGAAAAGCCATTGATACCAATCAGTTTTTTGTCGTTTGCCCGAATAATCTTGGCGGTTGTAAGGGTTCCACTGGCCCTAATACCATTAATTCTGAAACCGGCAAATTATATGGTCCGGACTTTCCCATTGTGACAGTAGCTGACTGGGTAAAAAGTCAGGCGATACTGGCAGACTCATTAGGTATTCATAAATGGGCTGCGGTGGTTGGCGGTAGCCTTGGTGGCATGCAAGCTCTGGATTGGGCAATTACATTGCCCGAGCGGGTTTGTCATGCACTGGTTATCGCTGCAGCGCCAAAGTTATCCGCACAGAATATTGCATTTAATGAAGTGGCCCGGACAGCCATTAAGTCTGACCCTGAATTTCATGAGGGCCGCTATCAGGAATTCGATACGGTTCCACGACAGGGACTGGGACTGGCCAGAATGCTGGGGCATATAACCTATCTTTCCGATGAAGCAATGGGTGAAAAATTCGGTCGTGAACTGCGCAGTGGCAAGATTCAGTATGGCTATGATGTTGAGTTCCAGATCGAGAGTTATTTACGTTATCAAAGCTCCAGCTTTGTAGAACGTTTTGATGCCAATACTTATTTATTAATGACCAAAGCACTGGATTATTTTGATCCGGCCAAGGAATATGACGACGATCTGACACAAGCAGTCAAAGCCATTCAGGCCAAATCATTGATTATTTCGTTTACCAGTGATTGGCGTTTTTCACCTTTACGCTCACTGGAAATCGTTGATGCCCTGCTCAGTGCTGGCAAGTCCGTATGTTATGCCGAAATTGAAGCCACGCAGGGACATGATGCCTTTTTGATGCCGATCCCCCGCTATATGGAAATTTTTGCCAGCTATATGCAGCAAGTTGCAAAAGAGGTGAATAGCTGA
- the proC gene encoding pyrroline-5-carboxylate reductase: MIPCKLAFIGGGNMARSLIGGLIANGMPAEDIHVADKHAATLESLNRQYPVQTFTSNQHAIEGADVIIIAVKPQQLQEVVKALHSSWQEKQLLISIAAGIRIEDISRWLNKPQTAIVRAMPNTPALVEAGATALFANEYVNHQQHELAESILRACGLAIWLNEEKHMDAVTAVSGSGPAYFFLVMEAMENAAIELGLPPETARLLCLETAFGAAKMALESGESASTLRKQVTSPGGTTERAIHELEDGGLHGLFENALVAAALRARELANELGQDHA, from the coding sequence ATGATACCTTGCAAGCTCGCCTTTATCGGCGGTGGAAATATGGCACGCAGTTTAATTGGTGGCTTAATCGCCAATGGCATGCCAGCTGAAGATATCCATGTTGCCGATAAACATGCCGCAACACTTGAGTCACTTAACCGTCAATATCCTGTGCAGACGTTTACCAGCAACCAACATGCTATCGAAGGTGCTGATGTCATTATTATTGCTGTTAAACCTCAACAACTGCAGGAGGTTGTTAAAGCGCTTCATTCTTCCTGGCAAGAAAAACAATTACTGATTTCAATTGCCGCCGGCATCCGTATTGAAGATATCAGCCGCTGGCTGAACAAACCGCAAACCGCTATCGTGCGTGCAATGCCCAATACACCGGCGCTGGTTGAAGCCGGGGCCACCGCACTATTTGCAAATGAGTATGTTAACCATCAGCAGCACGAGCTGGCGGAATCCATTTTGCGTGCCTGTGGTCTGGCAATCTGGCTGAATGAAGAAAAACACATGGATGCCGTTACCGCTGTATCGGGCAGCGGCCCTGCCTATTTCTTTCTGGTGATGGAAGCGATGGAAAATGCGGCTATTGAACTAGGTTTACCGCCGGAGACCGCACGATTATTATGTTTGGAAACCGCATTCGGAGCCGCTAAAATGGCCCTTGAAAGTGGCGAATCCGCCAGCACTTTGCGTAAACAGGTCACCTCTCCCGGTGGCACGACTGAAAGAGCTATCCATGAACTGGAAGATGGTGGTTTACATGGCTTATTTGAAAACGCATTAGTGGCCGCGGCATTACGCGCAAGAGAGCTGGCCAATGAACTGGGACAAGACCATGCCTAA
- a CDS encoding DUF4124 domain-containing protein, translating into MISIRFVAASMLSATLLIATTVTAAQLYRFTDENGTPTISKTLPAEVAQQGYDILDEKTMRVIERVPPAPTEAEIAEREIQKKLEFEQQKQAEEAARIEAEKRRKQAIYDHNLLSAYQSEQDLLNERNKDLQYREKRIEVLKKKRKGLQQRLQQVQQQAADNELSGIGLSANLQSRLQAAQQELDNNQSSIQQLQTEIDTLNMQYELDRQRLDELLGTATKD; encoded by the coding sequence ATGATTTCAATACGCTTTGTAGCGGCTTCGATGCTAAGCGCAACATTATTAATTGCCACAACCGTAACCGCGGCTCAACTGTACCGTTTTACTGACGAAAACGGTACACCCACTATAAGCAAAACGTTACCGGCAGAAGTTGCTCAACAAGGTTACGATATTCTGGATGAGAAAACGATGCGGGTGATTGAACGGGTTCCCCCTGCACCGACTGAAGCGGAAATAGCTGAGCGTGAAATACAGAAAAAACTAGAGTTCGAGCAGCAAAAACAGGCTGAAGAAGCCGCCAGAATAGAAGCCGAAAAACGACGTAAACAGGCTATTTATGATCATAACCTGCTTTCCGCCTATCAATCCGAACAGGATTTGCTTAATGAACGTAATAAAGACCTGCAATACCGAGAAAAACGTATTGAAGTATTAAAAAAGAAGCGTAAGGGTTTGCAGCAACGATTGCAGCAGGTGCAACAGCAAGCTGCCGATAATGAATTAAGTGGTATTGGTCTCAGTGCCAATCTGCAAAGTCGCCTGCAAGCTGCGCAACAGGAACTTGATAATAATCAGTCAAGCATTCAACAGTTACAAACTGAAATTGATACGCTGAATATGCAATATGAACTGGATCGTCAGCGCCTGGATGAACTGTTGGGAACCGCAACTAAAGATTAA
- a CDS encoding CsbD family protein, with protein MSTDIAEGKWTQVKGKLRESWGDLTDDEIEQTKGNSQQLVGLLQERYGLANDQAEKEVEALTK; from the coding sequence ATGAGTACAGATATTGCAGAAGGTAAATGGACTCAAGTTAAAGGTAAACTCCGTGAAAGCTGGGGTGACTTAACCGATGATGAAATTGAACAAACAAAGGGCAATAGCCAGCAATTGGTTGGTCTACTGCAGGAGCGATATGGCCTGGCAAATGATCAGGCAGAAAAGGAAGTTGAAGCGCTTACCAAATAG
- a CDS encoding OmpA family protein, with amino-acid sequence MNITVKLTAALLTIGLLAGCAGPNQRAYQDYTLCSALGGAVGGAAIGAAASGGSGAAGGAAVGAMLALLLCPTDEAQAAETAASENTMCEHEPVPGALLDAKGCAMDSDNDNVLDGIDMCANTPAGVTVDDVGCPIDSDRDGVADYKDLCPNTPEGVIVDEDGCPIAGQTILSLTGVNFEFDKSTLTSEAQDTLDEAVEALLNTDEVVEVRVEGHTDSIGSEEYNKQLSQERAQSVVDYLVSNGVNGNNLIPVGMGETSPVANNATDAGRALNRRVDFVVNSQ; translated from the coding sequence ATGAATATTACAGTTAAATTAACGGCGGCATTGCTGACGATTGGTTTGCTGGCTGGTTGTGCAGGTCCAAACCAGCGTGCGTATCAAGATTACACTTTATGTTCTGCCCTTGGTGGTGCGGTAGGTGGTGCTGCTATCGGTGCAGCGGCTAGTGGAGGCTCTGGTGCAGCAGGCGGAGCTGCAGTTGGCGCAATGTTGGCTTTATTGCTTTGTCCTACTGATGAAGCTCAAGCAGCAGAAACAGCAGCATCTGAAAATACCATGTGTGAGCATGAGCCAGTTCCGGGAGCATTGCTTGATGCCAAAGGTTGTGCAATGGATTCAGATAACGACAATGTTCTTGATGGTATTGATATGTGTGCCAATACTCCAGCTGGTGTAACAGTTGATGATGTTGGTTGCCCAATTGATTCAGACAGAGATGGTGTAGCAGATTACAAAGATCTTTGCCCTAATACGCCAGAAGGCGTGATTGTTGATGAAGATGGTTGCCCAATTGCTGGTCAGACTATTCTGTCATTAACAGGTGTTAACTTTGAGTTTGATAAATCAACACTGACATCAGAAGCTCAGGATACTCTGGACGAAGCTGTTGAAGCTCTGTTGAATACTGACGAAGTTGTTGAAGTTCGTGTTGAAGGTCACACTGATAGTATCGGTTCAGAAGAGTACAACAAACAATTGTCTCAAGAACGTGCTCAATCAGTAGTTGATTACCTGGTTTCAAATGGTGTTAATGGAAACAACCTGATTCCAGTTGGTATGGGGGAAACTTCACCAGTTGCAAATAACGCAACTGATGCTGGTCGTGCCCTTAACCGTCGTGTAGATTTTGTTGTAAATTCTCAATAA
- the metW gene encoding methionine biosynthesis protein MetW, translating into MTLRVDLQIISDWIPDNAHVLDLGCGNGSLLKHLQQRNVTGYGLEIDNSKFSECIAGGVNVIQADLDEGLSQFGDQSFDFVILSQTLQAVKRPDFLLREIMRVGKQGIIGFPNFGHWQCRFQLGLRGKMPVSKNLPNAWFDTPNIHLCTLKDFEKLCDQYGFSVVNRSVVNHEHKDTLGIRLLPNLFGQIAVYLIHNGNS; encoded by the coding sequence ATGACTTTACGGGTTGATTTACAAATTATCAGTGACTGGATCCCAGATAATGCCCATGTGCTCGATCTGGGCTGTGGCAATGGGTCTTTGTTAAAACATCTGCAACAACGCAATGTCACCGGCTACGGGTTGGAAATAGATAACAGCAAATTTTCCGAATGTATTGCCGGTGGTGTTAACGTCATTCAGGCAGATTTGGATGAAGGTCTCAGTCAGTTCGGTGATCAGAGCTTTGATTTTGTCATTCTGTCACAAACCCTTCAGGCAGTTAAACGACCTGACTTTTTGCTCAGAGAAATCATGCGAGTTGGCAAACAGGGAATTATCGGTTTTCCTAATTTCGGCCATTGGCAATGCCGTTTTCAACTGGGGTTACGGGGCAAAATGCCGGTGTCCAAAAACCTGCCAAATGCCTGGTTTGATACACCCAATATCCATTTATGTACGTTGAAAGATTTTGAAAAGCTCTGTGACCAATATGGATTTAGTGTGGTGAACCGCAGTGTCGTTAATCACGAACATAAAGATACACTTGGCATTCGCTTATTACCTAACCTGTTCGGCCAGATAGCTGTTTATTTGATTCATAACGGAAACTCATGA
- a CDS encoding type IV pilus twitching motility protein PilT → MDITELLTFSAKNNASDLHISSGEPPMIRVDGDIKRINLPAMEHKEVHAMIYDIMNDRQRKDFEEFLEADFSFEIPNLARFRVNVFNQNRGAAAVFRTIPSTVLTLEELGAPEIFKQISDNNRGIVLVTGPTGSGKSTTLAAMINYRNEKDNEHILTIEDPIEFVHRSKKCLINQREVHRDTHGFSEALRSALREDPDIVLVGELRDLETIRLALTAAETGHLVFGTLHTSSAAKTIDRIIDVFPAAEKDMVRSMLSESLRAVISQTLLKKVGGGRIAAHEIMIGTPAIRNLIREDKVPQMYSSIQTGGALGMQTLDQCLQDLVRRQQITKHEALPRAVNKDLFR, encoded by the coding sequence ATGGATATTACTGAATTGCTGACCTTTAGTGCAAAAAACAATGCATCCGATTTGCACATCTCCTCTGGTGAGCCGCCAATGATTCGGGTTGATGGCGATATAAAACGCATCAATTTGCCCGCCATGGAGCACAAAGAAGTGCATGCCATGATATATGACATCATGAACGACCGTCAGCGTAAGGATTTTGAAGAATTTCTGGAGGCAGACTTTTCGTTTGAGATTCCCAACCTGGCGCGTTTCCGGGTCAATGTGTTTAATCAGAACCGGGGGGCAGCCGCCGTTTTCCGAACCATTCCTTCAACGGTGCTGACACTGGAAGAATTGGGTGCCCCCGAAATTTTCAAACAGATTTCCGATAATAATCGCGGTATTGTGCTGGTAACCGGTCCGACTGGTTCCGGTAAGTCAACCACGTTGGCTGCAATGATCAATTATCGTAATGAAAAAGATAACGAACATATTCTGACCATTGAAGACCCGATCGAATTTGTACACCGCAGTAAGAAATGTCTGATCAATCAGCGTGAAGTGCATCGTGATACCCATGGCTTCAGTGAGGCGTTACGCAGTGCTTTGCGGGAAGATCCTGACATAGTTCTGGTCGGTGAATTACGGGATCTGGAAACCATTCGTCTGGCACTGACTGCCGCGGAAACCGGTCACTTGGTATTTGGTACTCTGCATACCTCCTCAGCGGCAAAAACCATAGACCGTATTATCGATGTGTTTCCGGCGGCTGAAAAAGATATGGTACGTTCGATGTTGTCAGAATCTTTACGTGCGGTCATTTCCCAGACGCTATTGAAGAAAGTCGGGGGTGGGCGGATTGCGGCACATGAAATCATGATTGGTACGCCGGCTATCCGTAATCTGATTCGTGAAGATAAAGTCCCGCAAATGTATTCTTCAATTCAAACAGGTGGTGCCTTAGGAATGCAGACATTGGATCAGTGTTTACAGGATTTGGTACGTCGTCAGCAAATCACCAAGCATGAAGCATTACCCCGTGCCGTGAACAAGGATCTGTTCCGTTAG
- a CDS encoding sulfite exporter TauE/SafE family protein → MSFIEHFILFVISLLANTFSALSGGGAGLIQFPVLIFLGLTFSVALATHKVASVALGLGAALRYITTSRLERQFVILLLVAGLPGVVIGGSVILMVPDRIAEIALGLLTGSLGIYSVFKPALGQLYTPLNRERHGYLIGAVVLFFLGILNGSLTSGTGLFVTIWLILWFGMDYQRAVAYTLILVGLFWNGAGAITLGILGEIQWDWLPALLLGSLLGGYLGSHLALRWGNQWIKRSFEIVTLLIAIRLIWGPF, encoded by the coding sequence TTGAGCTTTATTGAACATTTTATTCTGTTTGTCATTTCTTTGCTGGCAAATACTTTTTCGGCATTAAGTGGCGGCGGTGCAGGATTAATTCAGTTCCCGGTTTTGATATTCCTTGGCTTAACCTTTTCTGTGGCGTTAGCCACCCATAAAGTAGCCAGTGTGGCGTTAGGGTTAGGTGCAGCGTTGCGTTACATTACTACCAGCCGGCTTGAACGTCAGTTTGTGATATTGCTGTTGGTGGCCGGTCTGCCGGGGGTAGTTATTGGTGGCAGTGTGATCTTAATGGTTCCAGACCGAATCGCAGAGATTGCCCTGGGCTTATTAACCGGATCCTTGGGCATATATTCTGTATTTAAACCGGCTTTAGGACAGTTATACACGCCGTTAAATCGTGAGCGTCATGGTTACCTGATTGGTGCGGTTGTATTGTTTTTTCTGGGTATTCTAAATGGATCCCTCACCTCGGGAACCGGGCTGTTTGTCACAATATGGCTGATATTATGGTTTGGCATGGATTACCAGCGTGCAGTGGCTTACACGCTGATTCTGGTTGGATTATTCTGGAATGGTGCAGGCGCGATTACGTTGGGTATTCTGGGCGAAATACAATGGGATTGGCTTCCTGCGTTACTGTTAGGATCGTTATTGGGTGGTTATTTGGGATCCCATCTGGCTTTGCGTTGGGGTAACCAGTGGATAAAGCGCAGCTTTGAAATTGTGACTTTATTAATTGCTATCAGATTGATTTGGGGGCCTTTCTAG